A single genomic interval of Lathyrus oleraceus cultivar Zhongwan6 chromosome 7, CAAS_Psat_ZW6_1.0, whole genome shotgun sequence harbors:
- the LOC127103958 gene encoding uncharacterized protein LOC127103958 → MGVTDDSLIPYFYFHLLVIYGLWVLIPFTPFEAEFLTTTNVALLKLCPTFGEGKANIVVDALSRKSLHMSVLMAIKLDLIEQFIDLSLACERKPKARLALVDHLLSINQSEDKDFKFDKNGILKIRNRVYVPDVPKLKKTILEESHRSSLSILPGATKMYQDLKKMKPKIEHQKLYGLMQLLDIPEWKWDSISINFVIRLSNTPRGFNAIWVIVDRPTKWVYFILIKISYSLQKLAKIYIDVIVKFHGISSIITDGQTDGTIPPIEDLLRACVLEQGGAWDSFLPLIKFTYNNNYNSSIGMAPSKALYGRRCMTPLCWYELGESDVLGPEIVQ, encoded by the exons ATGGGTGTCACTGATGATTCGTTGATTCCTTATTTCTACTTTCATCTTCTCGTTATTTATGGTTTATGGGTCTTGATCCCCTTCACACCGTTTGAGGCTGAATTCTTGACGACCACCAATGTTGCCCTTCTAAAATTATGCCCAACGTTTGGG GAAGGTAAAGCCAATATTGTAGTAGATGCTTTGAGTCGGAAGTCCTTGCACATGTCAGTATTGATGGCTATAAAGTTGGATTTGATCGAGCAATTCATAGACTTGAGTTTGGCGTGTGAG AGAAAGCCAAAAGCTAGATTAGCTTTAGTTGATCATCTGTTATCAATTAACCAAAGTGAAGATAAAGACTTTAAATTTGACAAGAATGGGATCCTAAAGATTCGGAATAGAGTATATGTACCTGACGTACCGAAACTTAAGAAGACTATTTTGGAGGAGAGTCATCGAAGCAGTTTGAGTATTCTTCCCGGGGCTACTAAAATGTACCAAGACCTCAAGAAAATG AAGccgaagattgagcatcagaaacTGTATGGACTAATGCAACTGTTGGATATTCCCGAATGGAAGTGGGACAGTATATCAATAAATTTTGTAATTAGGTTATCGAATACTCCTAGAGGGTTCAATGCgatttgggtgattgtggatagacCGACTAAATGGGTGTACTTCATTCTAATTAAGATCAGTTATTCATTGCAGAAGCTAGCTAAGATTTAcattgatgtgattgtgaagTTTCATGGTATTTCGTCGATTATT ACCGATGGTCAGACCGATGGGACTATCCCACCTATTGAGGATTTATTGAGGGCTTGCGTCTTAGAGCAAGGAGGTGCTTGGGACAGTTTTCTACCATTGATTAAGTTTACATACAATAATAACTATAATTCTAGTATTGGAATGGCACCATCTAAAGCTTTGTATGGGAGGAGGTGTATGACTCCTCTATGTTGGTATGAGTTGGGAGAGAGTGATGTGCTTGGACCAGAGATTGTGCAGTAG